AAGACCTTAATTTTGATTCGGTGACGGTGGCACCCTATATGGGAAAGGACTCCGTTGAGCCTTTTTTACAATTTGAAAACAAGCATGCGATCATGCTGGCCCTGACTTCAAATGAAGGCGCTTTTGATTTTCAGACTTTGGAAGCCCATGGTAAAGAACTTTACAAACAAGTCCTTGAAATTTCCAAAACCTGGAAAAATTCTGAAAGGCTCATGTATGTAGTCGGTGCCACGAAAGCGGAATATTTTACGGAAATCCGTAAAATCGTACCGGACAGTTTTTTGCTCGTTCCAGGCGTGGGTGCTCAGGGTGGCAGTTTATCTGAAGTCTGCAAATACGGAATGAACGACCATGTCGGTTTGCTGATCAATTCTTCGCGCGGGATTATTTACGCTTCCGCAGAAAATGATTTTGCAGAAAAGGCAAGGGAAGAAGCGATGAGAATTCAGGAAGAAATGAGCGCAATTTTATTGAACCATTAGAAAATCTTTAAGCGCGCTGTAAGAAGTGATTTTCACACTTTTTTTCTCTTTTCCCAAAACGCTCTGAATCTGCTCCGGGATATCAAGCGTAATGCCTAAAAGCGGTTCCACGTTTTCAGGAAACTTTATCGGATGTGCAGTTTCTAAAAATACACCGATGCTTCCCGGACGCTTTTCCATTTCCTTTTTCAATCCAAGATATCCGACGGCCCCATGCGGTTCAGCAATATAACCGGTTTTTCCGTAGATTGATGTCATGGCTGATTTTGTGTCCTCATCTGTAAAGGAGTACGAGGAAAAATCCTTTTCAAATTCCGCCAAATCATGATGATACAATTCCTGGATCCGTATGAAATTACTCGGATTCCCGACATCCATCGCGTTTGAGATGGTCGCTTTGGATGGTTTCGGCTCATACTTGCCATTTTCAAGAAACCTTGGTACCGTATCATTTGCATTTGTTGAAGCTACAAAACGGGCTATCGGTAAACCCAATCTTTTCGCCATAATACCTGCACAAATATTCCCGAAATTCCCGCTTGGGCACGAAAGGATAATCGGCTTGTTTTGTTTTTTCAATTGCTTGTAAGCGAAGAAAATATAAAACATCTGCGGCAGCCAGCGTGCAATATTAATAGAATTTGCCGAAGTCAGGTTTCGGGATTTAAGATCGTCATCCAAAAATGCCTGCTTCACCATATCCTGGCAATCATCAAAAACGCCGTCGACCTCCAAAGCGGTAATATTCTGCCCTAACGTCGTCAGTTGTCGTTCCTGCACATCGCTCACTTTTCCGGATGGATATAAAATCACCACATCAACACCTTTTACGCCCAGGAAGCCACTCGCTACTGCACCACCCGTATCGCCCGAAGTGGCGACTAAAACCGTATTGTGCAAATCAGGATTATTGCGGTTGAAATAGGCCAGGCAGCGTGCCATAAAACGTGCGCCCACATCCTTGAACGCCATTGTCGGGCCGTGGTATAACTCAAGCGAAAAGACGTTATCATCCACTTTTACAGTGGGAAAATCAAAGCATAAGGTTTCGGAAATGATTTTTTTCAGTTCGCTTTCAGGAATCTCATTGCCTACAAATTGCCTGATCGTCTCGAAAGCAATTTCCTCGTTTGACAAACTTTCAATATTATCGAAGAAGTTTTGCGTTAAAGAGGTGATTTTTTCCGGGAAATACAATCCTTTATCCGGTGCAAGTCCCTGAATCACTGCTTGCTGAAAAGAAACGTTCGGCGCATTGCGGTTTAAGCTGTAATATTTCATTTTTTTGTCAAAAAGTTAAGAGTCGAAAGGCGAAAGTCTCTGTAAAGTTATTTTAGGGCCAACACTTTTATCCCATTATCATTTATTTTTGATACATGGATTTCATAAGGCAATTTCATTTCATCATATATTTTGCACATGGCTCCAGCCACTTTTTCTGCCGTTTCCTTTCCTTTGCTTAAAGCAAAAATCGATGGGCCGGAGCCGGAAATCCCGCTTCCCAACGCACCATTTTCTTTTGCGGTTTTTTTAATCCGATCAAAACCTGGAATTAACACACTGCGGATGGGTTCGACAATTTCGTCATGCAGCGAACGACCTATCAGATCATAATCTTTGGTGTATAAACCGGCTACGAGTCCGCCGACATTTCCCCATTGCGCAATCGCGCTTTTCAGTGAAATATTCTGTTTGAGGACCGACCTGGCGTCCGACGTTTTGAGTTCAATCTGCGGATGGATTACCGTGGCATACAATTCCGGCGGACTCTCAATT
This genomic stretch from Flavobacterium pallidum harbors:
- the pyrF gene encoding orotidine-5'-phosphate decarboxylase produces the protein MTTSQLTQQIRQKKSFLCIGLDVDLNKIPKHLLETEDPIFEFNKAIIDATHDLAVCYKPNTAFYEAYGLKGWQSLEKTIHYLNENHPEIFTIADAKRGDIGNTSTMYAKAFLEDLNFDSVTVAPYMGKDSVEPFLQFENKHAIMLALTSNEGAFDFQTLEAHGKELYKQVLEISKTWKNSERLMYVVGATKAEYFTEIRKIVPDSFLLVPGVGAQGGSLSEVCKYGMNDHVGLLINSSRGIIYASAENDFAEKAREEAMRIQEEMSAILLNH
- the thrC gene encoding threonine synthase; the encoded protein is MKYYSLNRNAPNVSFQQAVIQGLAPDKGLYFPEKITSLTQNFFDNIESLSNEEIAFETIRQFVGNEIPESELKKIISETLCFDFPTVKVDDNVFSLELYHGPTMAFKDVGARFMARCLAYFNRNNPDLHNTVLVATSGDTGGAVASGFLGVKGVDVVILYPSGKVSDVQERQLTTLGQNITALEVDGVFDDCQDMVKQAFLDDDLKSRNLTSANSINIARWLPQMFYIFFAYKQLKKQNKPIILSCPSGNFGNICAGIMAKRLGLPIARFVASTNANDTVPRFLENGKYEPKPSKATISNAMDVGNPSNFIRIQELYHHDLAEFEKDFSSYSFTDEDTKSAMTSIYGKTGYIAEPHGAVGYLGLKKEMEKRPGSIGVFLETAHPIKFPENVEPLLGITLDIPEQIQSVLGKEKKSVKITSYSALKDFLMVQ